From the genome of Chelmon rostratus isolate fCheRos1 chromosome 1, fCheRos1.pri, whole genome shotgun sequence, one region includes:
- the lrrc4cb gene encoding leucine-rich repeat-containing protein 4C → MLNTMISSLQRQTMRGRRLKGALSNPLFVLLLALHILVVAGLVRAQTCPSVCSCSNQFSKVICTRRSLRDVPDGISTNTRYLNLQDNLIQVIKVDSFKHLRHLEILQLSKNHIRSIEIGAFNGLASLNTLELFDNRLTTIPNGAFEYLSKLKELWLRNNPIESIPSYAFNRVPSLRRLDLGELKRLSYISDGAFKDLSNLRYLNLGMCNLKEIPNILPLVRLEELEMSGNQISVIKPSSFTGLVNLQKLWMMHAQIQTIERNSFDDLQSLVELNLAHNNLTFLPHDLFTPLHRLERVHLHHNPWNCNCDILWLSWWLKEAVPANTSCCARCHSPAVFKGRYIGELDHSFFQCDVPVIVEPPSDLNVTEGMGAELKCRTSSLTSISWLTPNGSLVTHGAYKVRLSVLNDGTLNFTSVTMQDTGTYTCMVSNTAGNISASAVLNVTSVENSGVTYFTTVTVETIETPGDDSQTPLPPFGWVSSSTTKGTPVSTRTTERTYTIPVVDLDGEGVLNGLDEVMKTTKIIIGCFVAITLMAAVLLVIFYKMRKQHNQQDPDGPASSMEVITVEEELAGVAAMERHLSLPPLEHYNHYNTYKSTYHHPPMLSTIHSSATQEPLLIQACSKDNVQETQI, encoded by the coding sequence ATGCTGAACACAATGATCTCCTCCCTCCAGCGCCAGACAATGAGAGGTCGTAGGCTGAAGGGGGCGCTGTCCAACCccctctttgtgttgcttttggcCCTTCATATCCTGGTGGTGGCTGGGCTGGTTCGTGCTCAGACCTGTCCTTCTGTCTGCTCATGCAGTAACCAGTTCAGCAAAGTCATATGCACCCGCCGCAGTCTACGGGATGTCCCAGATGGCATTTCCACCAACACTCGCTACCTGAACCTCCAGGACAACCTCATCCAGGTCATAAAGGTGGACAGTTTTAAACATCTGCGCCATCTGGAGATCCTGCAGCTGAGCAAGAACCACATCCGCAGCATTGAAATTGGCGCCTTCAATGGGCTGGCCAGCCTCAACACCTTGGAGCTCTTTGATAATCGGCTCACGACAATCCCCAATGGAGCATTTGAGTACTTGTCAAAGCTGAAGGAATTGTGGTTACGGAACAACCCTATCGAAAGTATACCATCTTATGCCTTCAACCGGGTTCCATCGCTTCGAAGGCTAGATCTAGGTGAGCTCAAGCGTCTCTCCTACATTTCTGACGGAGCCTTCAAGGACTTGAGCAACCTGCGCTACCTGAACCTGGGAATGTGCAACCTCAAGGAGATCCCCAACATCTTACCATTGGTAAGGCTTGAAGAGCTAGAAATGTCAGGAAACCAGATCTCTGTTATCAAGCCCAGCTCATTTACAGGATTAGTGAACCTTCAGAAGCTGTGGATGATGCATGCCCAGATCCAAACTATCGAGAGGAATTCCTTTGATGACCTTCAGTCACTGGTGGAGCTCAATCTGGCTCACAACAACCTAACATTTCTACCACACGACCTCTTCACACCATTGCATCGTCTGGAGCGGGTCCACCTCCATCACAACCCTTGGAACTGCAACTGTGATATCTTGTGGCTTAGCTGGTGGCTGAAGGAAGCAGTTCCTGCCAATACCAGCTGCTGCGCCCGTTGTCATAGTCCTGCAGTCTTTAAAGGTCGCTACATCGGGGAATTGGACCACAGCTTCTTCCAGTGTGATGTTCCCGTCATCGTGGAGCCACCCAGTGACTTGAATGTGACAGAAGGCATGGGCGCAGAGCTTAAATGTCGTACAAGCTCGTTGACATCCATCAGCTGGCTTACACCAAATGGCTCACTGGTGACACATGGGGCTTATAAGGTGCGTTTGTCTGTACTCAATGATGGGACACTGAACTTTACTAGCGTCACAATGCAGGACACTGGGACTTACACCTGTATGGTTAGcaacacagcaggaaacatttctgcctctgctgtgcttAATGTCACTTCTGTGGAAAACAGTGGGGTGACCTATTTCACCACAGTCACAGTGGAGACCATCGAGACCCCGGGGGATGATAGCCAAACACCACTTCCACCATTTGGCTGGGTGTCATCCTCAACAACGAAAGGTACACCTGTTTCCACAAGGACCACAGAGCGGACTTACACCATTCCAGTTGTAGATCTGGATGGGGAGGGAGTCCTCAATGGCCTGGATGAGGTGATGAAAACCACCAAGATTATAATTGGCTGCTTTGTGGCCATCACGCTTATGGCTGCTGTTCTGCTGGTTATTTTCTACAAGATGAGGAAGCAGCATAACCAGCAGGATCCTGATGGGCCTGCCTCCTCCATGGAGGTCATTACTGTTGAAGAAGAGCTTGCGGGTGTCGCTGCAATGGAGAGACACCTATCGCTGCCCCCTCTGGAGCACTACAACCACTACAACACCTACAAGAGCACTTACCACCACCCTCCTATGCTCAGTACCATACACAGCTCAGCCACACAGGAACCTTTACTGATTCAAGCCTGCTCAAAAGACAATGTACAAGAGACCCAAATCTGA